A portion of the Toxoplasma gondii ME49 chromosome VIIb, whole genome shotgun sequence genome contains these proteins:
- a CDS encoding glycerol-3-phosphate-acyltransferase (encoded by transcript TGME49_256980~Predicted trans-membrane domain (TMHMM2.0):629-652:797-820:850-873:879-899) produces the protein MYFLVRWLCIGIVRSFFKEVAVLHPERIPLYGPAIFVGNHNNQFMDASMLVANIPRQVHFLVALKSMKRRVIGFLSRLAGCIPVDRQDDRAFKGPGLVRISHHFTEDDHVCPRPPHHHHHARSHAADPGHSNGSESREKHDGGGGRPPETATEERQTPHADTGALHTPSGAVQAGSILLSGEAEAARRSAFEGTAGRTSEARMETKNEDDPREPQTREDGPSAESAAIPEAQTPELRAHTRGESPAKLLAGEMLQAFSRVPSHPSLRTEMPLFSKSASAPLGMQNPPVLSILGNSTRFLSDVRPGYKLRLDGKDFLVLRVLSDTHVVVRQPPEAPRRLDSSPLPTAAAPGGRTPETAGAVCELDRKAAERRGDAVARQANAQLAKEKESEREAEMGRRRGSFSSESSSSSTGSRSQRGSSRRTNVGETAANAAAAAEAFATREDVPGLSQNGSSTALDANGRERETALLKAVPGNRGVDEGRLREQAFAEMRRPVSPDPSAFGASRDEGLRRRRARRREEDREEKWRETHDGPGPGDSRGENDAGGLPGKMCDGREEGEDRLHQALSAKHEKEKRLAAAAYKEYKILPKIEQREVYEAVTHSLVDGDCIGIFPEGGSHDRTTLLPLKPGVAIMAIGGAAAGADVMIVPVGLVYHNPHKTQSRATIHIGEPIPISREAVVEYQQDRRAATARILTDVEHGMRSCIITAQDHETMTLIHLCCSLYPPERLRLSPEKLFNLNQLLSKLFWRCADSPELSNLRQDLAQYQGALQRAGIPDHDVWMLKQSTAGASLCFAEKLIALLFAIGLGVPLLPLWGPLRVIAYFLAERHRAQALAASSVKVKGMDVVASYKVIVLLVCVPLFNLVYGAIFGLVFRRTLAETLATMLLCICLLPVAYYFSMRQAEKILPLIRQMRTLIIVVVGKVNIWRENERELITQRMNLQFSVRETLLKLGPQTSPAFMEELYSILPKAVLVADIKRLIRKKEDFAPLQMKSLMNNAEEIL, from the exons ATGTATTTCCTTGTCCGGTGGCTCTGCAT CGGGATCGTACGATCCTTCTTCAAAGAGGTAGCTGTCCTCCATCCTGAGCGCATCCCCCTCTATGGCCCG GCCATTTTTGTGGGGAACCACAACAACCAGTTTATGGATGCTTCG ATGCTCGTCGCGAACATCCCGCGTCAAGTGCATTTTTTGGTGGCGCTGAAGAGCATGAAGAGGAGAGTCATCGGCTTTCTGAGTCGCCTGGCAGGCTGCATTCCGGTAGATCGACAAGACGACCGCGCGTTCAAAGGTCCAGGCCTCGTCCGCATCTCGCATCACTTCACAGAAGATGATCACGTCTGTCCCCGGCCGCCGCATCACCACCATCATGCCCgatcgcatgcagccgaCCCAGGCCACAGCAACGGGAGCGAGAGCAGGGAAAAGCACGACGGCGGTGGCGGCCGACccccagagacagcgactgAGGAACGTCAGACGCCTCACGCAGACACAGGCGCTCTGCACACTCCCTCCGGCGCCGTCCAGGCAGGCAGCATCCTCCTGtcgggagaggcagaagcggcaCGACGCAGTGCTTTTGAGGGGACAGCTGGAAGAACGAGTGAGGCGCGAATGGAAACGAAGAATGAAGACGATCCGCGAGAaccgcagacgcgagaggatGGACCTTCAGCAGAGTCCGCCGCCATCCCAGAGGCCCAGACGCCAGAGCTGCGCGCGCACACACGAGGTGAATCGCCCGCAAAGCTCCTGGCGGGTGAGATGCTGCAGGCTTTTTCTCGAGTGCCGTCGCACCCGAGTCTGCGAACCGAGATGCCCCTGTTCAGCAAGAGTGCATCAGCGCCTCTCGGGATGCAGAATCCGCCAGTCCTGTCGATTCTCGGGAACTCgactcgctttctctccgacGTTCGCCCGGGGTACAAGCTCCGTCTGGACGGCAAAgacttcctcgtcctcaGAGTGCTCTCGGATACTCACGTCGTCGTCCGTCAGCCGCCAGAAGCGCCTCGCCGCCTCGACTCCTCGCCGCTGCCCACCGCTGCGGCGCCGGGTGGGCGGACACCCGAGACTGCGGGCGCAGTCTGTGAGCTCGACAGGAAGGCTGCAGAACGCCGAGGAGACGCCGTCGCGAGGCAGGCTAATGCGCAGctggcgaaggagaaggagagcgagagggaggcCGAGATGGGGAGGAGACGGGGGTCGTTCTCGAGTGAGTCGAGCTCGAGTAGTACCGGTTCGAGGTCTCAGCGCGGGTCGTCTCGTAGGACCAATGTAGGGGAGACGGCGGCCAACGCcgcggcggctgcggagGCCTTCGCAACCAGGGAAGACGTTCCTGGATTGAGCCAGAACGGATCGAGTACGGCTCTCGATGCCAACggacgcgagcgagagactGCGTTGCTGAAAGCGGTCCCTGGAAACAGAGGCGTCGACGAAGGCCGCCTGCGAGAGCAGGCGTTTGCGGAGATGCGGAGACCTGTTTCTCCGGATCCCTCCGCCTTTGgcgcgagcagagacgagggactgagaagacgacgagccCGTCGTAGAGaggaagaccgagaagagaagtggaggGAGACACACGACGGTCCTGGTCCTGGAGactcgagaggagagaacgacgcggGAGGCTTGCCTGGGAAGATGTGCgatggaagagaagaaggggaagacagACTCCACCAGGCGTTGTCGGCGAAgcacgagaaggagaaacggcttgcagctgctgcgtACAAGGAATACAAG ATCCTCCCGAAAATCGAGCAAAGGGAAGTCTACGAAGCTGTCACCCACAGCCTGGTCGATGGCGACTGCATAGGCATCTTTCCTGAG GGTGGGAGTCACGACCGAACGACGTTGTTGCCTCTGAAGCCTGGCGTCGCCATCATGGCCATCGGCGGCGCCGCCGCAGGCGCAGACGTCATGATCGTTCCGGTCGGCCTCGTGTACCACAATCCGCACAAGACGCAGTCGCGAGCGACAATTCATATTGGCGAGCCCATTCCG aTCTCCCGCGAGGCCGTGGTAGAATATCAGCAGGACCGACGCGCAGCGACAGCGCGTATTCTGACAGACGTCGAACAT GGAATGCGTTCGTGTATCATCACGGCACAAGACCATGAGACGATGACATTGATTCACCTCTGCTGC TCCCTGTACCCCCCGGAgcgcctgcgcctctcccCCGAGAAGCTCTTCAACTTGAACCAGCTTCTCTCGAAACTCTTCTGGAGATGCGCAGACTCACCTG aGCTCTCGAATCTCCGTCAGGACCTCGCCCAGTACCAGGGTGCTCTGCAGCGTGCAGGCATTCCAGATCACGACGTCTGGATGTTGAAGCAAAGCACAGCAGGAGCCTCGTTGTGTTTCGCAGAGAAACTGatcgctcttctttttgccATCGGTCTG ggcgttcctctgctgcctctctggGGACCTCTGCGAGTGATTGCCTACTTTCTTGCGGAGCGACATCGAGCGCAGGCGCTCGCGGCCAGCAGCGTGAAAGTCAAGGGAATGGACGTTGTGGCGAGCTACAAGGTGATTGTTCTGTTGGTGTGTGTGCCGCTCTTCAACTTGGTGTACGGAGCAATCTTCGGTCTCGTCTTCCGTCG GACTCTCGCGGAGACTCTCGCGACGATGCTGCTCTgcatctgtctccttcctgtcgcCTACTACT TCAGCATGCGTCAAGCGGAGAAAATTCTCCCGCTCATTCGGCAGATGCGTACGCTCATCATCGTCGTCGTTG GCAAAGTGAACATCTGGCGCGAGAATGAGCGCGAGCTCATCACTCAGCGAATGAATCTCCAGTTTTCG GTTCGAGAGACCCTGTTGAAGCTTGGACCGCAAACATCACCGGCCTTCATGGAGGAACTGTACTCGATTCTTCCCAAG gcAGTCCTCGTCGCCGACATCAAACGTCTGATacggaagaaggaagatTTCGCTCCTCTTCAAATGAAGAGCCTCATGAACAACGCAGAGGAAATTCTCTGA
- a CDS encoding hypothetical protein (encoded by transcript TGME49_256975), producing the protein MLRRRSGLRESKDLSYSWSSRGSETPTYGSDKDGQSIGWNSTFVGADLPSFAEKLSALLCLPHSRFFDACCLHGAHVCVDPFVCSNKANACRFL; encoded by the exons ATGCTCCGTAGAAGGTCGGGACTTCGAGAAAGTAAAGACCTTAGCTACTCTTGGAGTTCGAGAGGCTCAGAGACACCTACGTACGGCTCAGATAAAGACGGTCAAAGTATCGGGTGGAATTCGACTTTTGTGGGAGCGGATTTACCCTCATTTGCAGAG AaactctctgctcttctaTGCCTTCCTCATTCCCGTTTCTTCGACGCATGTTGCCTCCACGGCGCGCATGTGTGCGTCGACCCGTTTGTTTGTTCCAACAAGGCGAACGCGTGCCGGTTTCTCTAG